AAGCATTTAAAACAGCCTTTCCTTCCCAAACATGGATCAAGATTGGGTATTGGATTTTTTCATTTTTGGTCTATTCCTTTATTGTTTACGGATTTCTAACCTTCAGTCGAGAGAACATGAATCCAAATTTTGGAACTATGGTTTCCCTGATGATTTTGTCCTTGGTTCCCAAACTGATTATTCTCACCCTCCTTTTCGGTGAGGATCTTCTTCGGTTTATTACAGGAAGTTTTAAAGCAATTTCGGGTAGCCGTCAAGGGGACTTTTTACCCGATCGTCGGAAATTCATCAGCCAAACGGCTCTGGTCCTATCAGCTATTCCCTTTGTAGGAATCCTTCATGGTGTCCTGATCGGGAAATACCGATATCGGGTTATGAAACATACGTTGGAATTTGAGGATTTGCCGGAGGAGTTTGATGGGTTTACCATCACTCAGATTTCGGATATCCATTCTGGTAGTTTTGATGATAAAAAGAAACTAGAATACGGTATTGACCTAATCAACCAGCAAAACTCAGACGTCATTTTATTCACGGGGGATTTGGTCAATAATCACGCTGGGGAAATGGAGCCTTGGGTGGAAACATTTAAAAAACTCCATGCTCCAATGGGTAAATATTCGATTTTGGGAAACCATGACTATGGAGACTACATGTACTGGCCCAGCCAGGAGGCAAAGGCTGAAAATCTAAAGCGCTTATTTCAGGTACAGGAAGAACTTGGATTTAAACTGCTTCGAAATGAGCATGTCAAAATCCGAAAAGAAGGCGCAAGCATCGACCTAATCGGGGTTGAAAACTGGGGAAAAGGATTTGCGCAATACGGAGACTTGGCCAAAGCTGCCGCCGATCTTTCTGCTGAAAGTTTTAAAATCCTGATGAGTCACGATCCTTCCCACTTTGACGAAGAAGTAAAGAAATTTGCGCACCATATCCACCTTACGTTGAGTGGACATACACACGGGATGCAGTTTGGTATAGAGATTCCGGGCTGGATCAAATGGAGTCCTTCTTCCCTTCGCTATCCCAAATGGGCTGGATTATATGAGGAAATGGGTAAGTTTCTCCATGTAAATCGGGGATTTGGATTCTTGGCATTTCCGGGAAGAGTTGGTATTTGGCCGGAGATTACGGTGCTGGAGTTGAAGAGAAAAAAGGGCTAATCCTAGATTATAAAATCGATTCAATAGCTTGTACTGCTGAAACATAATATTGTGTATTGGCAATACAAGCTTTTTTTAATTACACTGATTTCCAATAATTTAAATTAGAAAGATAATTTTTTTCGACTAATGGCCTTTCTGTATCAAAAAGGCATTTTCTTCAAAACAACTTTACTCTAGTCCTATTCTTTAAGATCAAATCCACAAGGATTATTTTCATTCAGATTCTTAAACCATTAATGAAAGCTGATTTGAATCCCCAAACTTCCCTGAATATCTGTAGCCCGCCTTACATAACTTCTATCGGACTGATTGATGATAATCTCACTGCCATTTAATCCCCCATATCCTCCTCTTACTATTAGGTTGACATCATAAACCCCGTTTTTATCCTTTATAAGGACATAGGATAGTCCTAACCCTCCGAAAAGACGGTTATAATTTAGAATAAATCTGGAAGGGCTTTCTCCATGAATCAATTGTAATAGCCCAAATCCCAGTTCAGGACTCACCATAAATCTTCTGTGAAGGTGGAATGTGTGGTAAATTAAAACACCGCTCTCTTTAAATCGCGCATCCTCGAATATCCCCCCCAGGAAATTATTTTCAAGGACTGAAGCACTCTGATTTAGGGTATAAAGCCCAATTCCTGGGTAACCACCGATTCGTGCATTTATCCTGAGGTTATATCCTATTCCTAATTGATATGCGTATCCTAAAAATGAGCCCTTTCCAAAATCTCTATTGACCAGTTCCAAGGTTGGTTCTATCATCAGCCTACCTTTGCCCGGGTTCTTATTTGAGTCCAACTCTTGGGAATAAGCCACTTGAAACGCCATTAAAAACAACGCCAAAACGTAGCAAAATATATTTTTCATTTTTCCACAGCGGTTAAATCACCCAATGACACTACTCCGAAAGCATCTCGCTCGGATGAGAATACCTCCGTGTAATTCCTAAAGTTCTTTTCCCCATTAAAATCAATCTCGAACCTATAAGGCGGTTTGATCTGCAAATAGTAGAAGTTGTTAAAATTTTTTGAGGGAACAACAAACCTGAATCTTCCGGACAAATCGGTCCTCACCGTATAAATGGAGGAAATTGAAACAGGATTTTGAAAATCAGTAAAATCCAACTCCTGCGTCAAAACCAGCTCGACTCCAGAAATAGGCTGACCAGATTCATTCACCAGTCTTCCAGAAAAAGTATCAAAACTGTCATGAATAAATTCCTGACAACCATTGAATAAAAAAGCCAGAAACAAAACAACCAAGTGATCTATCTTTCTCATCTTCTCTTTACCCCAAATAAATTCCATCCAAAAATGCCATTTTTTATTACCCTTGAAGAAACCCCATACAAAAACTCTAACTCTTCATTTTGAGCTAAAATATTCCCTGTTTAATTCAGGCGCCCCCCTCCAAAGACGCGATTAGGTATTGATATAAACGTATAAGAATTAGAATTATAAACCTGAACGGACTTTTGCAAAATCATTTGATTGGATTTTACTTATTCATCCCCTTTTTTCAACCCAGACCTTAAAACCAATCCCTGCGAAATCACAGTCAATCCCATCGCAATTGCTGTGAAATTTGGGATGTTATCCCTTCCCTCCATCCAAAAACCGCTATGCCACAAAGACAAACCACCGATGACAAATGCGGCTAGGATCAAAACCAAATGAAAATACTTTCTCCTTTTACTCATCTGAAAGAAAACTAATTCTAAAGTAATAACTCAAAAGTTTTTTAGAAACACAAAGCCCCTCGACGATTTCTCTTCGAGGGGCTTTGTGTTTAACTCTTATGTAAAGCTTGAATATCGCCTTGGACAACACTCATACTGACAATCTGAATACCGCAAACTGGGACTTCTTACTATTTCAAGTTTTTATAACGAATCCTTTTCGGAGTCAAATCACCCAATCGCTTCTTCTTGTTTTCCTCGTAATCGGAGAAGTTGCCTTCGAACCAATAGACCTGAGAGTCGCCTTCAAAAGCCAAGATATGGGTACAGATTCGATCCAGGAACCAACGGTCGTGAGAGATAATCACCGCACAACCACCGAAGTTTTCCAAAGCTTCTTCCAAAGCCCGTAGTGTATTCACATCGAGATCGTTGGTAGGCTCATCAAGTAGGAGCAAGTTTCCGCCTTCTTTTAGGGTGATAGCCAAATGAACTCGGTTACGCTCACCACCAGAAAGTACGCCTACTTTTTTCTCCTGATCTGAACCGGCAAAGTTAAACTTGGACACATAAGCCCTTGAATTGACTTCCTTGTTTCCCAACTTCATCAACTCATTTCCTCCTGAGATCAATTGGTAAACCGTCTTGTTTGGATCAAGCTGATCATGCTCCTGATCGACATAAGCTAGTTTTACAGTTTCTCCAACTTCAAAATTTCCAGAATCTGGTTTTTCTTGTCCAGTAATCAATTTGAAAAGAGTTGTTTTACCGGCACCGTTTGGTCCGATGATACCAACGATTCCACCTTGAGGCAAAGAGAAGCTGAGATTTTCAAAAAGCAATTTGTCTCCATAAGCTTTGGAGACATTATTCACTTCAATCACCTTTGCTCCTAATCTTGGTCCCGGAGGAATGAAAAGCTCGAGTTTGGCTTCTTTTTCCTTTGCTTCCTCACCGACAAGTTTGTCATACGCATTCAAACGCGCTTTTCCTTTGGATTGACGCGCCTTGGGTGACATTCGAATCCATTCCAATTCCCGCTCAAGAGTTTTTTGACGCTTTGACTCCGTCTTTTCTTCTTGCTTCAATCGGTTTTGCTTTTGATCTAACCAAGAAGAATAGTTTCCTTTCCATGGAATGCCTTCACCACGATCAAGTTCAAGAATCCAACCGGCAACATTGTCCAAGAAATAGCGGTCGTGGGTTACGGCAATGACCGTTCCTTTGTAATTCTGTAAGTGCTGCTCCAACCAATGCACAGATTCCGCATCAAGGTGGTTGGTAGGTTCATCAAGCAAAAGCACGTCCGGCTCCTGAAGAAGTAGTCTACATAGAGCTACCCGTCTTTTTTCTCCTCCGGAAAGGTTAGCCACATTGGCATCTGCGGGAGGAAGACGAAGAGCGTCCATCGCTTTGTCCAGCATCACATCCAATTCCCATGCATTGGCTGCATCCAGTTTTTCCTGAACTTCTCCTTGGCGGGTAATCAACTTGTCCATCGCATCAGGATCTTCCATTAAGGCAGGATCCATGAATTTCTCGTTGATTTCTTCAAATTCTTTGAGCAAAGCCACAGTCCCTGCTACGGCCTCTTCCACCACTTCTTTGACTGTCTTGGTAGGGTCGAGTTTTGGCTCCTGCTCAAGCATCCCGACGGTGTATCCAGGTGACCAAACGACCTCTCCC
Above is a window of Algoriphagus sanaruensis DNA encoding:
- the ettA gene encoding energy-dependent translational throttle protein EttA, whose product is MSSEKIIFSMAGVSKIYPPQKKVLKDIYLSFFYGAKIGVLGLNGSGKSSLLRIIAGMDKEFLGEVVWSPGYTVGMLEQEPKLDPTKTVKEVVEEAVAGTVALLKEFEEINEKFMDPALMEDPDAMDKLITRQGEVQEKLDAANAWELDVMLDKAMDALRLPPADANVANLSGGEKRRVALCRLLLQEPDVLLLDEPTNHLDAESVHWLEQHLQNYKGTVIAVTHDRYFLDNVAGWILELDRGEGIPWKGNYSSWLDQKQNRLKQEEKTESKRQKTLERELEWIRMSPKARQSKGKARLNAYDKLVGEEAKEKEAKLELFIPPGPRLGAKVIEVNNVSKAYGDKLLFENLSFSLPQGGIVGIIGPNGAGKTTLFKLITGQEKPDSGNFEVGETVKLAYVDQEHDQLDPNKTVYQLISGGNELMKLGNKEVNSRAYVSKFNFAGSDQEKKVGVLSGGERNRVHLAITLKEGGNLLLLDEPTNDLDVNTLRALEEALENFGGCAVIISHDRWFLDRICTHILAFEGDSQVYWFEGNFSDYEENKKKRLGDLTPKRIRYKNLK
- a CDS encoding carboxypeptidase-like regulatory domain-containing protein, translating into MRKIDHLVVLFLAFLFNGCQEFIHDSFDTFSGRLVNESGQPISGVELVLTQELDFTDFQNPVSISSIYTVRTDLSGRFRFVVPSKNFNNFYYLQIKPPYRFEIDFNGEKNFRNYTEVFSSERDAFGVVSLGDLTAVEK
- a CDS encoding metallophosphoesterase encodes the protein MIFLSLIDWYTYQAFKTAFPSQTWIKIGYWIFSFLVYSFIVYGFLTFSRENMNPNFGTMVSLMILSLVPKLIILTLLFGEDLLRFITGSFKAISGSRQGDFLPDRRKFISQTALVLSAIPFVGILHGVLIGKYRYRVMKHTLEFEDLPEEFDGFTITQISDIHSGSFDDKKKLEYGIDLINQQNSDVILFTGDLVNNHAGEMEPWVETFKKLHAPMGKYSILGNHDYGDYMYWPSQEAKAENLKRLFQVQEELGFKLLRNEHVKIRKEGASIDLIGVENWGKGFAQYGDLAKAAADLSAESFKILMSHDPSHFDEEVKKFAHHIHLTLSGHTHGMQFGIEIPGWIKWSPSSLRYPKWAGLYEEMGKFLHVNRGFGFLAFPGRVGIWPEITVLELKRKKG